The sequence below is a genomic window from Chromatiales bacterium.
GTCAAAAGCAGTGATGATGTATTAAGACAACGCCTGCGCAGTCTTGCAGGTTGCCATCCACGCTATGGTTATTTACTACTCCATAGCTTGCTAAAGAGAGAAGGATTAGTGGTCAACAAGAAACGAACTTACCGTATTTATGTAGAGGAAAAGCTACAAGTATGCAGGAGACAGCGTAAGAAATTATATCGCCCGAAGCAGCCGCTGACAATTCCCGACAAGGAAAATCAACGCTGGTCAATGGACTTTGTTAGCGATCAATTTGGTGATAGTCGCCGCTTCAGGATACTCAATGTTATAGATGATTACAGCCGCGAACTGATTGGTCAACTAGTTGGTGTCTCCATTGGTGGTCGCCAAGTGGCTCGCTTCTTAGATCAACTTATCGCCAACAGAGAACGACCTGAGAAAATCGTCTGTGACAACGGACCTGAGTTTACGAGTAAAGCTCTGTTTTTCTGGTCGCAGGATAGCGGAGTAAAACTCCATTTTATTCAACCCGGCAAGCCCACCCAAAATGCGTTTATTGAAAGCCTTAATGGTAAGTTTAGAGATAGTTGCCTGAACCTGCACTGGTTTCGCAGTCTCAAGGAAGCGTGCCAACCACTATAACTATGAGCGACCGCACAGTTCCCTTAACTACCTAACGCCTATAGCGTTTGTGGAGAAAATGGCTTAAGATGAAATCTCATCCATGCTATGGACCTGAAAAAGGGGAAAGGTCATATTAATAATAGATATGATGAATTATTCAATTATCTTTTGCAAATAGATAGTTCTAGGTATTCATCTTGGAAAAGGGCTTATGATAAAAATAAAATAGAACATAATACAAGAAGTTCTTCTAGAATAGCGCGTTATGTACATGTTCCTGGCCAATACCAGGGTCGCTTCCAAAAATTGCAAGTAATAGGAAATAAAAATAGAGGGAAGGATGTGAGTATTCTAGCCAACACAGGTCTATTAAAAGATTTAAGAAGCAAACTTGAAGATAATAAAATCTCGCTGAAATTTATTTTCATTATTCGTAATTTATACGATACCACTGCTACCAATTCTTTAAAGAGGCAACGCCGCAATAAGTTGCCTGGTATTGATGTTTCTATCAGAGCCATGGCGAGAATATGCAGTGAGAACCAAAAAATCCTTGAACAGATAGATTCTAATGATGTGCTTATCTGCAAAAGCGAAGATCTGATTGCGAATCCTAAACTACAAATTACCAGACTGTGTGACTTTCTAAAGGTTTCTGCTTCGGCTGATTATATCAATGCATGCGCTTCGTGCGTTATTAGTAAACCAACTAATAGTAGATTTCAATTGGATTGGTCTGGCGAGCATAAACAAAAAATTAATTCGTTGATTAAAAAATATGATTTTCTCTCCAGCTATGATGATTCATGATATTCAGAGATATTGCCCCTTTCCCAAGTATATTTAAATTACAACCTAAATTCATATAGACTTTTTAATAAGTTCCATAAATCCGGTGCAAGTGTATAGATCAATATTAAATTTTCCTTTCTAAATTACTAGGTTTAGAAGGGGTGCGGAATGGAAAGAAAGGTTAGATGCCGACGATGAACCAATGAACTATGATGACCTTCCCCCTTTTTTAGGTCCACCTTCAAAGAGAGTTTTCATGCTAATTTCTCCGCAAATACACTAGGCGGTTGATAGCCTAGCGCACTGTGCGGTCGAACTTCATTATAATCTTTTCGCCAACTCTCAATGGTCATCCTAGCATCTGCTAATGAACGAAACCAATACTTGTACGATGCCAAGACAGGTATATTTAGATTCGGCTGATCTACTGTAAGCTAAACGCTTGGGCACATGCAATGCCTGGAAAGTCAGATGCTAAGTTCTTTCAGAGAAGGCTGACCTATGCAATCGCACCGAATTTGTGGAACTTATTAAAAAGTCTATACGAATTGAGATTTTAATTTAAATATACTTGGGGAAGGGGCAATATCTCTGAATATCATGAATAATCATAGCCGTAGAGAAAATCATATTTTTTGATCAACGAATTAATTTTTTGTTTATGCTCGCCAGACCAATCCAATTCCAATCTCTCATTAGTTGGTTTATTAAAAACGCACGAAGCGCATGCATTGATATAATCAGCCGAAGCGGAAACCTTGAGAAAGTCGCACAGTCTGGTAATTTGTAGTTTAGGATTCGCAATCAGATCTTCGTTTTTGCAGATAAGCACATCATTAGAATCTATCTGTTTGAGGATTTTTTGGTTATCACTGCATACTATCTCCATGGCTTCGATAATATCATTAATACTAGACAACTTAGCGCGGTGTTCCCTCTTTTCTTTAACGCGGTATTTTATATAAATAGTAGCAATAGTATCGTATAAATTACGAACAGCGAAAATAAATTTCAGCGAGATTTTATTATCTTCAAGTTGGCTTCTTAAATCTTTTAATAGGTCTGTGTTGGCTAGAATACTCACATCCTTCCTTCTATTTTTATTTCCTATTACTTGCAATTTGTGGAAATGCCCTTGGTATTGGTTAGGAACATGCATATAGCGCTTTATTCTAGAGGGACTTCTTGCATCATGTTTTATTTTATTTGTATCAAAAGCAAGTTTCCAATCTTGATACCTAGAGCTATCTATTTGCAAAAGATAATTGAATAATTCATCATATCTATTATTAATATCCACGAAGGAATTTAATCTAGCTTCGTCTGCCATGACAATATTAGGATGTGCAGTTAAGAGATGGCCGATAATTGACGAACCTCCGCTGTAAAAACCAATGGAAAATACCATTGTTCTTACATCCTTTGTTCTTACATCCTTTACAGGACACTCTTTTGGGTTGTACATATGGTTGATCAGTGAATGTAACTTATCAATTACTTTTTTATGTATATTTTGTATCTGATGATCGGCATATTTAATACAACTCAAACTAACTCTAGTCCGACTTAGCCCCTGTTTTGAACCTGTCATCTATTTTACAGAACCTCGTTTTCAGTATCAAATCCATCTTCGTATTTAATAGCTCATTGGTTCATCGTCGGCATCTAACTTTTCTCTCCATTCGGCACCTCTTCTAA
It includes:
- a CDS encoding transposase is translated as MTIESWRKDYNEVRPHSALGYQPPSVFAEKLA
- a CDS encoding sulfotransferase, coding for MTGSKQGLSRTRVSLSCIKYADHQIQNIHKKVIDKLHSLINHMYNPKECPVKDVRTKDVRTMVFSIGFYSGGSSIIGHLLTAHPNIVMADEARLNSFVDINNRYDELFNYLLQIDSSRYQDWKLAFDTNKIKHDARSPSRIKRYMHVPNQYQGHFHKLQVIGNKNRRKDVSILANTDLLKDLRSQLEDNKISLKFIFAVRNLYDTIATIYIKYRVKEKREHRAKLSSINDIIEAMEIVCSDNQKILKQIDSNDVLICKNEDLIANPKLQITRLCDFLKVSASADYINACASCVFNKPTNERLELDWSGEHKQKINSLIKKYDFLYGYDYS
- a CDS encoding IS3 family transposase, producing the protein VKSSDDVLRQRLRSLAGCHPRYGYLLLHSLLKREGLVVNKKRTYRIYVEEKLQVCRRQRKKLYRPKQPLTIPDKENQRWSMDFVSDQFGDSRRFRILNVIDDYSRELIGQLVGVSIGGRQVARFLDQLIANRERPEKIVCDNGPEFTSKALFFWSQDSGVKLHFIQPGKPTQNAFIESLNGKFRDSCLNLHWFRSLKEACQPL